In Tenebrio molitor chromosome 6, icTenMoli1.1, whole genome shotgun sequence, one genomic interval encodes:
- the eag gene encoding potassium voltage-gated channel protein eag isoform X1: MPGGRRGLVAPQNTFLENIIRRSNSQPDSSFLLANAQIVDYPIVYCNESFCKISGYNRAEVMQKSCRCAFMFGELTDKETISRVDHVLEHQLHDQFEILLYKKNKTPLWLLLQISPIKNERDLVVLFLLTFRDITALKQPIETDDAKGVLGLSKFAKLARSVTRSRSVLVSQFSSHLPNLKDTTKQSHLAQMMSLSADIMPQYRQEAPKTPPHILLHYCAFKAIWDWIILCLTFYTAIMVPYNVAFKNKTSEDVSLLVVDSIVDVIFFIDIVLNFHTTFVGPGGEVVSDPKVIRMNYLKSWFIIDLLSCLPYDVFNAFDHDEDGIGSLFSALKVVRLLRLGRVVRKLDRYLEYGAAMLILLLCFYMLVAHWLACIWYSIGRSDADNGVQYSWLWKLANITQSPYSYVWPNDTNTPELINGPSRKTMYVTALYFTMTCMTSVGFGNVAAETDNERIFTICMMIIAGKPEGRPVRPLQNFFFSALLYATIFGHVTTIIQQMTSATAKYHDMLNNVREFMKLHEVPKALSERVMDYVVSTWAMTKGLDQDKVLNFCPKDMKADICVHLNRKVFNEHPAFRLASDGCLRALAMHFTMSHSAPGDLLYHTGESIDSLCFIVTGSLEVIQDDEVVAILGKGDVFGDSFWKDNAVGQSAANVRALTYCDLHTIKRDKLLEVLDFYQAFANSFARNLILTYNLRHRLIFRKVADVKREKELAERRKNEPQLDQNQDHLVRKIFSKFRRDRSQQQPTTNSQHSSDVEKGEDTADKAMTRVVSTTKLSSVAEKDDSSGGGVKTTVARPTPGRASKWGRLLGSASLDSGSESSTQAQQSFTRSLSAKDPVKERPSSSSSGSSGSQPTPGSGNKVFPKLQKVSTNSTPGITRQDTIEEMVEVEPPHSRNLSLRKMQSYDCGLRDPSTASMYQTPLPDPIAPPGYKELMVSLLDFKVDVKLEIQRLNQKMNRMEELLTELAKRMSPESGSSSPQGDSEPKQKSSTGPERPTELMTRPSTSEGTGLGPIILRKRRSKTRIKGTAPQVPTPTSGKVTSPESSATSPTETTKMLDEPVLTPSSRKPKDFL, from the exons CCGACAGCAGTTTCCTTCTGGCGAACGCACAGATAGTCGACTACCCCATAGTGTACTGCAACGAGTCGTTCTGCAAGATTTCCGGCTACAACCGCGCCGAGGTGATGCAGAAGTCGTGCAGGTGCGCCTTCATGTTCGGCGAGCTGACGGACAAGGAGACCATCAGCAGGGTGGACCACGTGCTGGAGCACCAGCTGCACGACCAGTTCGAGATCCTCCTCTACAAGAAAAACA AAACACCGCTATGGCTCCTCCTGCAGATCTCGCCGATCAAGAACGAGCGGGACCTGGTCGTCCTGTTCCTGCTGACCTTCCGCGACATCACCGCTTTGAAGCAGCCCATCGAGACGGACGACGCCAAAGGAG TTTTAGGACTGTCGAAGTTCGCCAAGCTGGCCCGATCCGTGACCAGGAGCCGCTCGGTCCTGGTCTCGCAGTTTTCGTCGCACCTGCCCAATCTCAAGGACACCACGAAGCAGTCCCATCTGGCACAA ATGATGAGCTTGAGCGCGGACATCATGCCCCAGTATCGTCAGGAAGCGCCCAAGACTCCGCCCCATATCCTGCTACATTACTGCGCTTTCAAGGCCATCTGGGACTGGATCATTCTGTGTCTCACGTTTTACACGGCGATAATGGTACCGTACAACGTCGCCTTCAAGAATAAAACTTCCGAAGATGTTTCGCTCCTGGTGGTCGACTCCATCGTCGACGTCATATTCTTCATCGATATCGTTTTGAACTTTCATACCACTTTTGTGGGACCCGGGGGAGAAGTCGTCTCCGACCCCAAAGTCATCCGGATGAACTACCTCAAGAGCTGGTTCATCATCGATCTGCTGAGCTGCTTGCCTTACGACGTCTTCAACGCCTTCGACCACGACGAGGAT GGCATCGGGAGCCTCTTCAGCGCCTTGAAGGTGGTGCGCCTGCTGCGGCTGGGCCGCGTGGTCCGCAAGCTGGACCGCTACCTGGAGTACGGCGCCGCCATGCTGATCCTGCTGTTGTGCTTCTACATGCTGGTGGCCCACTGGCTGGCCTGCATCTGGTACTCCATAGGCCGGTCGGACGCCGACAACGGCGTCCAGTACAGCTGGCTGTGGAAGCTGGCCAACATAACCCAGAGTCCCTACTCGTACGTGTGGCCCAACGACACCAACACGCCCGAGCTGATCAACGGCCCCTCCAGGAAGACGATGTACGTGACGGCGCTCTACTTCACCATGACGTGCATGACGTCGGTGGGGTTCGGCAACGTGGCCGCCGAGACCGACAACGAGCGGATTTTCACGATCTGCATGATGATCATTGCGGGTAAGCCGGAGGGGCGACCGGTGCGCCCCTTGCAAAACTTTTTCTTTTCAGCGCTACTCTATGCAACGATCTTCGGTCACGTGACGACAATAATTCAGCAGATGACTTCGGCCACGGCCAAATACCACGACATGCTGAACAACGTCAGGGAGTTCATGAAACTGCACGAAGTCCCCAAAGCCCTGTCGGAGCGAGTAATGGACTATGTCGTTTCGACGTGGGCCATGACCAAAGGGCTCGATCAGGACAAG GTTCTGAATTTCTGTCCCAAGGACATGAAGGCTGATATTTGCGTCCATTTAAATCGAAAAGTGTTCAACGAGCATCCAGCTTTTCGTCTGGCTTCCGACGGTTGTCTGCGCGCGTTAGCGATGCATTTCACGATGTCTCACTCGGCCCCCGGCGACCTTCTCTACCACACCGGGGAGTCCATCGATTCGCTTTGTTTCATTGTTACCGGATCACTCGAGGTAATCCAAGACGACGAAGTGGTGGCCATTTTAG GCAAGGGCGACGTTTTCGGCGACTCCTTCTGGAAGGACAACGCGGTGGGACAGTCTGCCGCGAACGTGCGTGCTTTAACATACTGTGATTTACATACGATAAAAAGGGACAAGCTGTTGGAGGTGTTGGACTTTTATCAAGCTTTCGCGAACAGCTTCGCCAGGAACTTGATCCTGACTTACAACTTGCGACACCGGCTTATATTCAGGAAAGTGGCGGACGTCAAACGGGAGAAGGAACTGGCCGAGAGGAGGAAAAACGAGCCGCAACTCGACCAGAACCAGGACCACCTGGTGAGGAAGATCTTCTCGAAGTTCAGGCGGGACAGGAGTCAGCAACAGCCGACGACGAACTCTCAGCACTCGTCGGACGTGGAGAAGGGCGAGGACACAGCCGACAAGGCGATGACGCGGGTCGTGTCGACGACCAAGCTGTCGTCGGTGGCGGAGAAGGACGACAGCAGCGGGGGCGGGGTCAAGACGACGGTCGCCCGCCCGACCCCGGGCCGCGCCAGCAAGTGGGGGCGGCTGCTGGGCTCGGCGAGCCTCGACTCCGGCTCGGAGAGCTCGACCCAAGCGCAGCAGTCCTTCACGCGGAGCCTGAGCGCCAAGGACCCCGTCAAGGAGCGGCCCAGCTCGTCGTCCTCGGGCAGCTCCGGCAGCCAGCCCACCCCCGGCTCGGGCAACAAAGTGTTCCCCAAGCTGCAGAAGGTGTCGACCAACTCCACCCCCGGGATCACGCGTCAAGACACCATCGAGGAGATGGTGGAAGTGGAGCCGCCTCACTCGCGCAACCTCTCCCTCAGGAAAATGCAAAGCTACGACTGCGGCTTGCGGGACCCGTCGACGGCCTCGATGTACCAGACGCCGCTCCCGGACCCGATCGCGCCGCCGGGCTACAAGGAGCTGATGGTCAGCCTGCTGGACTTCAAGGTGGACGTCAAGCTGGAGATCCAGCGGCTCAACCAGAAGATGAACCGGATGGAGGAGCTGCTGACGGAGCTGGCGAAGCGGATGAGCCCCGAGAGCGGGTCGAGCTCGCCGCAGGGCGACTCCGAGCCCAAACAAAAGTCTTCCACGGGGCCGGAGCGACCGACGGAGCTGATGACGAGGCCCAGCACGTCGGAGGGCACGGGTTTGGGACCCATCATACTGAGGAAAAGGCGCTCGAAGACCAGGATCAAGGGCACGGCCCCCCAGGTCCCCACCCCCACCAGCGGCAAAGTGACGTCCCCCGAAAGTTCGGCCACCAGCCCCACCGAAACTACCAAAATGCTGGATGAGCCGGTGCTCACGCCGTCCTCTCGCAAACCCAAGGACTTTCTCTAG
- the eag gene encoding potassium voltage-gated channel protein eag isoform X2 codes for MPGGRRGLVAPQNTFLENIIRRSNSQPDSSFLLANAQIVDYPIVYCNESFCKISGYNRAEVMQKSCRCAFMFGELTDKETISRVDHVLEHQLHDQFEILLYKKNKTPLWLLLQISPIKNERDLVVLFLLTFRDITALKQPIETDDAKGGLSKFAKLARSVTRSRSVLVSQFSSHLPNLKDTTKQSHLAQMMSLSADIMPQYRQEAPKTPPHILLHYCAFKAIWDWIILCLTFYTAIMVPYNVAFKNKTSEDVSLLVVDSIVDVIFFIDIVLNFHTTFVGPGGEVVSDPKVIRMNYLKSWFIIDLLSCLPYDVFNAFDHDEDGIGSLFSALKVVRLLRLGRVVRKLDRYLEYGAAMLILLLCFYMLVAHWLACIWYSIGRSDADNGVQYSWLWKLANITQSPYSYVWPNDTNTPELINGPSRKTMYVTALYFTMTCMTSVGFGNVAAETDNERIFTICMMIIAGKPEGRPVRPLQNFFFSALLYATIFGHVTTIIQQMTSATAKYHDMLNNVREFMKLHEVPKALSERVMDYVVSTWAMTKGLDQDKVLNFCPKDMKADICVHLNRKVFNEHPAFRLASDGCLRALAMHFTMSHSAPGDLLYHTGESIDSLCFIVTGSLEVIQDDEVVAILGKGDVFGDSFWKDNAVGQSAANVRALTYCDLHTIKRDKLLEVLDFYQAFANSFARNLILTYNLRHRLIFRKVADVKREKELAERRKNEPQLDQNQDHLVRKIFSKFRRDRSQQQPTTNSQHSSDVEKGEDTADKAMTRVVSTTKLSSVAEKDDSSGGGVKTTVARPTPGRASKWGRLLGSASLDSGSESSTQAQQSFTRSLSAKDPVKERPSSSSSGSSGSQPTPGSGNKVFPKLQKVSTNSTPGITRQDTIEEMVEVEPPHSRNLSLRKMQSYDCGLRDPSTASMYQTPLPDPIAPPGYKELMVSLLDFKVDVKLEIQRLNQKMNRMEELLTELAKRMSPESGSSSPQGDSEPKQKSSTGPERPTELMTRPSTSEGTGLGPIILRKRRSKTRIKGTAPQVPTPTSGKVTSPESSATSPTETTKMLDEPVLTPSSRKPKDFL; via the exons CCGACAGCAGTTTCCTTCTGGCGAACGCACAGATAGTCGACTACCCCATAGTGTACTGCAACGAGTCGTTCTGCAAGATTTCCGGCTACAACCGCGCCGAGGTGATGCAGAAGTCGTGCAGGTGCGCCTTCATGTTCGGCGAGCTGACGGACAAGGAGACCATCAGCAGGGTGGACCACGTGCTGGAGCACCAGCTGCACGACCAGTTCGAGATCCTCCTCTACAAGAAAAACA AAACACCGCTATGGCTCCTCCTGCAGATCTCGCCGATCAAGAACGAGCGGGACCTGGTCGTCCTGTTCCTGCTGACCTTCCGCGACATCACCGCTTTGAAGCAGCCCATCGAGACGGACGACGCCAAAGGAG GACTGTCGAAGTTCGCCAAGCTGGCCCGATCCGTGACCAGGAGCCGCTCGGTCCTGGTCTCGCAGTTTTCGTCGCACCTGCCCAATCTCAAGGACACCACGAAGCAGTCCCATCTGGCACAA ATGATGAGCTTGAGCGCGGACATCATGCCCCAGTATCGTCAGGAAGCGCCCAAGACTCCGCCCCATATCCTGCTACATTACTGCGCTTTCAAGGCCATCTGGGACTGGATCATTCTGTGTCTCACGTTTTACACGGCGATAATGGTACCGTACAACGTCGCCTTCAAGAATAAAACTTCCGAAGATGTTTCGCTCCTGGTGGTCGACTCCATCGTCGACGTCATATTCTTCATCGATATCGTTTTGAACTTTCATACCACTTTTGTGGGACCCGGGGGAGAAGTCGTCTCCGACCCCAAAGTCATCCGGATGAACTACCTCAAGAGCTGGTTCATCATCGATCTGCTGAGCTGCTTGCCTTACGACGTCTTCAACGCCTTCGACCACGACGAGGAT GGCATCGGGAGCCTCTTCAGCGCCTTGAAGGTGGTGCGCCTGCTGCGGCTGGGCCGCGTGGTCCGCAAGCTGGACCGCTACCTGGAGTACGGCGCCGCCATGCTGATCCTGCTGTTGTGCTTCTACATGCTGGTGGCCCACTGGCTGGCCTGCATCTGGTACTCCATAGGCCGGTCGGACGCCGACAACGGCGTCCAGTACAGCTGGCTGTGGAAGCTGGCCAACATAACCCAGAGTCCCTACTCGTACGTGTGGCCCAACGACACCAACACGCCCGAGCTGATCAACGGCCCCTCCAGGAAGACGATGTACGTGACGGCGCTCTACTTCACCATGACGTGCATGACGTCGGTGGGGTTCGGCAACGTGGCCGCCGAGACCGACAACGAGCGGATTTTCACGATCTGCATGATGATCATTGCGGGTAAGCCGGAGGGGCGACCGGTGCGCCCCTTGCAAAACTTTTTCTTTTCAGCGCTACTCTATGCAACGATCTTCGGTCACGTGACGACAATAATTCAGCAGATGACTTCGGCCACGGCCAAATACCACGACATGCTGAACAACGTCAGGGAGTTCATGAAACTGCACGAAGTCCCCAAAGCCCTGTCGGAGCGAGTAATGGACTATGTCGTTTCGACGTGGGCCATGACCAAAGGGCTCGATCAGGACAAG GTTCTGAATTTCTGTCCCAAGGACATGAAGGCTGATATTTGCGTCCATTTAAATCGAAAAGTGTTCAACGAGCATCCAGCTTTTCGTCTGGCTTCCGACGGTTGTCTGCGCGCGTTAGCGATGCATTTCACGATGTCTCACTCGGCCCCCGGCGACCTTCTCTACCACACCGGGGAGTCCATCGATTCGCTTTGTTTCATTGTTACCGGATCACTCGAGGTAATCCAAGACGACGAAGTGGTGGCCATTTTAG GCAAGGGCGACGTTTTCGGCGACTCCTTCTGGAAGGACAACGCGGTGGGACAGTCTGCCGCGAACGTGCGTGCTTTAACATACTGTGATTTACATACGATAAAAAGGGACAAGCTGTTGGAGGTGTTGGACTTTTATCAAGCTTTCGCGAACAGCTTCGCCAGGAACTTGATCCTGACTTACAACTTGCGACACCGGCTTATATTCAGGAAAGTGGCGGACGTCAAACGGGAGAAGGAACTGGCCGAGAGGAGGAAAAACGAGCCGCAACTCGACCAGAACCAGGACCACCTGGTGAGGAAGATCTTCTCGAAGTTCAGGCGGGACAGGAGTCAGCAACAGCCGACGACGAACTCTCAGCACTCGTCGGACGTGGAGAAGGGCGAGGACACAGCCGACAAGGCGATGACGCGGGTCGTGTCGACGACCAAGCTGTCGTCGGTGGCGGAGAAGGACGACAGCAGCGGGGGCGGGGTCAAGACGACGGTCGCCCGCCCGACCCCGGGCCGCGCCAGCAAGTGGGGGCGGCTGCTGGGCTCGGCGAGCCTCGACTCCGGCTCGGAGAGCTCGACCCAAGCGCAGCAGTCCTTCACGCGGAGCCTGAGCGCCAAGGACCCCGTCAAGGAGCGGCCCAGCTCGTCGTCCTCGGGCAGCTCCGGCAGCCAGCCCACCCCCGGCTCGGGCAACAAAGTGTTCCCCAAGCTGCAGAAGGTGTCGACCAACTCCACCCCCGGGATCACGCGTCAAGACACCATCGAGGAGATGGTGGAAGTGGAGCCGCCTCACTCGCGCAACCTCTCCCTCAGGAAAATGCAAAGCTACGACTGCGGCTTGCGGGACCCGTCGACGGCCTCGATGTACCAGACGCCGCTCCCGGACCCGATCGCGCCGCCGGGCTACAAGGAGCTGATGGTCAGCCTGCTGGACTTCAAGGTGGACGTCAAGCTGGAGATCCAGCGGCTCAACCAGAAGATGAACCGGATGGAGGAGCTGCTGACGGAGCTGGCGAAGCGGATGAGCCCCGAGAGCGGGTCGAGCTCGCCGCAGGGCGACTCCGAGCCCAAACAAAAGTCTTCCACGGGGCCGGAGCGACCGACGGAGCTGATGACGAGGCCCAGCACGTCGGAGGGCACGGGTTTGGGACCCATCATACTGAGGAAAAGGCGCTCGAAGACCAGGATCAAGGGCACGGCCCCCCAGGTCCCCACCCCCACCAGCGGCAAAGTGACGTCCCCCGAAAGTTCGGCCACCAGCCCCACCGAAACTACCAAAATGCTGGATGAGCCGGTGCTCACGCCGTCCTCTCGCAAACCCAAGGACTTTCTCTAG
- the eag gene encoding potassium voltage-gated channel protein eag isoform X3 has product MPGGRRGLVAPQNTFLENIIRRSNSQPDSSFLLANAQIVDYPIVYCNESFCKISGYNRAEVMQKSCRCAFMFGELTDKETISRVDHVLEHQLHDQFEILLYKKNKTPLWLLLQISPIKNERDLVVLFLLTFRDITALKQPIETDDAKGVLGLSKFAKLARSVTRSRSVLVSQFSSHLPNLKDTTKQSHLAQMMSLSADIMPQYRQEAPKTPPHILLHYCAFKAIWDWIILCLTFYTAIMVPYNVAFKNKTSEDVSLLVVDSIVDVIFFIDIVLNFHTTFVGPGGEVVSDPKVIRMNYLKSWFIIDLLSCLPYDVFNAFDHDEDGIGSLFSALKVVRLLRLGRVVRKLDRYLEYGAAMLILLLCFYMLVAHWLACIWYSIGRSDADNGVQYSWLWKLANITQSPYSYVWPNDTNTPELINGPSRKTMYVTALYFTMTCMTSVGFGNVAAETDNERIFTICMMIIAALLYATIFGHVTTIIQQMTSATAKYHDMLNNVREFMKLHEVPKALSERVMDYVVSTWAMTKGLDQDKVLNFCPKDMKADICVHLNRKVFNEHPAFRLASDGCLRALAMHFTMSHSAPGDLLYHTGESIDSLCFIVTGSLEVIQDDEVVAILGKGDVFGDSFWKDNAVGQSAANVRALTYCDLHTIKRDKLLEVLDFYQAFANSFARNLILTYNLRHRLIFRKVADVKREKELAERRKNEPQLDQNQDHLVRKIFSKFRRDRSQQQPTTNSQHSSDVEKGEDTADKAMTRVVSTTKLSSVAEKDDSSGGGVKTTVARPTPGRASKWGRLLGSASLDSGSESSTQAQQSFTRSLSAKDPVKERPSSSSSGSSGSQPTPGSGNKVFPKLQKVSTNSTPGITRQDTIEEMVEVEPPHSRNLSLRKMQSYDCGLRDPSTASMYQTPLPDPIAPPGYKELMVSLLDFKVDVKLEIQRLNQKMNRMEELLTELAKRMSPESGSSSPQGDSEPKQKSSTGPERPTELMTRPSTSEGTGLGPIILRKRRSKTRIKGTAPQVPTPTSGKVTSPESSATSPTETTKMLDEPVLTPSSRKPKDFL; this is encoded by the exons CCGACAGCAGTTTCCTTCTGGCGAACGCACAGATAGTCGACTACCCCATAGTGTACTGCAACGAGTCGTTCTGCAAGATTTCCGGCTACAACCGCGCCGAGGTGATGCAGAAGTCGTGCAGGTGCGCCTTCATGTTCGGCGAGCTGACGGACAAGGAGACCATCAGCAGGGTGGACCACGTGCTGGAGCACCAGCTGCACGACCAGTTCGAGATCCTCCTCTACAAGAAAAACA AAACACCGCTATGGCTCCTCCTGCAGATCTCGCCGATCAAGAACGAGCGGGACCTGGTCGTCCTGTTCCTGCTGACCTTCCGCGACATCACCGCTTTGAAGCAGCCCATCGAGACGGACGACGCCAAAGGAG TTTTAGGACTGTCGAAGTTCGCCAAGCTGGCCCGATCCGTGACCAGGAGCCGCTCGGTCCTGGTCTCGCAGTTTTCGTCGCACCTGCCCAATCTCAAGGACACCACGAAGCAGTCCCATCTGGCACAA ATGATGAGCTTGAGCGCGGACATCATGCCCCAGTATCGTCAGGAAGCGCCCAAGACTCCGCCCCATATCCTGCTACATTACTGCGCTTTCAAGGCCATCTGGGACTGGATCATTCTGTGTCTCACGTTTTACACGGCGATAATGGTACCGTACAACGTCGCCTTCAAGAATAAAACTTCCGAAGATGTTTCGCTCCTGGTGGTCGACTCCATCGTCGACGTCATATTCTTCATCGATATCGTTTTGAACTTTCATACCACTTTTGTGGGACCCGGGGGAGAAGTCGTCTCCGACCCCAAAGTCATCCGGATGAACTACCTCAAGAGCTGGTTCATCATCGATCTGCTGAGCTGCTTGCCTTACGACGTCTTCAACGCCTTCGACCACGACGAGGAT GGCATCGGGAGCCTCTTCAGCGCCTTGAAGGTGGTGCGCCTGCTGCGGCTGGGCCGCGTGGTCCGCAAGCTGGACCGCTACCTGGAGTACGGCGCCGCCATGCTGATCCTGCTGTTGTGCTTCTACATGCTGGTGGCCCACTGGCTGGCCTGCATCTGGTACTCCATAGGCCGGTCGGACGCCGACAACGGCGTCCAGTACAGCTGGCTGTGGAAGCTGGCCAACATAACCCAGAGTCCCTACTCGTACGTGTGGCCCAACGACACCAACACGCCCGAGCTGATCAACGGCCCCTCCAGGAAGACGATGTACGTGACGGCGCTCTACTTCACCATGACGTGCATGACGTCGGTGGGGTTCGGCAACGTGGCCGCCGAGACCGACAACGAGCGGATTTTCACGATCTGCATGATGATCATTGCGG CGCTACTCTATGCAACGATCTTCGGTCACGTGACGACAATAATTCAGCAGATGACTTCGGCCACGGCCAAATACCACGACATGCTGAACAACGTCAGGGAGTTCATGAAACTGCACGAAGTCCCCAAAGCCCTGTCGGAGCGAGTAATGGACTATGTCGTTTCGACGTGGGCCATGACCAAAGGGCTCGATCAGGACAAG GTTCTGAATTTCTGTCCCAAGGACATGAAGGCTGATATTTGCGTCCATTTAAATCGAAAAGTGTTCAACGAGCATCCAGCTTTTCGTCTGGCTTCCGACGGTTGTCTGCGCGCGTTAGCGATGCATTTCACGATGTCTCACTCGGCCCCCGGCGACCTTCTCTACCACACCGGGGAGTCCATCGATTCGCTTTGTTTCATTGTTACCGGATCACTCGAGGTAATCCAAGACGACGAAGTGGTGGCCATTTTAG GCAAGGGCGACGTTTTCGGCGACTCCTTCTGGAAGGACAACGCGGTGGGACAGTCTGCCGCGAACGTGCGTGCTTTAACATACTGTGATTTACATACGATAAAAAGGGACAAGCTGTTGGAGGTGTTGGACTTTTATCAAGCTTTCGCGAACAGCTTCGCCAGGAACTTGATCCTGACTTACAACTTGCGACACCGGCTTATATTCAGGAAAGTGGCGGACGTCAAACGGGAGAAGGAACTGGCCGAGAGGAGGAAAAACGAGCCGCAACTCGACCAGAACCAGGACCACCTGGTGAGGAAGATCTTCTCGAAGTTCAGGCGGGACAGGAGTCAGCAACAGCCGACGACGAACTCTCAGCACTCGTCGGACGTGGAGAAGGGCGAGGACACAGCCGACAAGGCGATGACGCGGGTCGTGTCGACGACCAAGCTGTCGTCGGTGGCGGAGAAGGACGACAGCAGCGGGGGCGGGGTCAAGACGACGGTCGCCCGCCCGACCCCGGGCCGCGCCAGCAAGTGGGGGCGGCTGCTGGGCTCGGCGAGCCTCGACTCCGGCTCGGAGAGCTCGACCCAAGCGCAGCAGTCCTTCACGCGGAGCCTGAGCGCCAAGGACCCCGTCAAGGAGCGGCCCAGCTCGTCGTCCTCGGGCAGCTCCGGCAGCCAGCCCACCCCCGGCTCGGGCAACAAAGTGTTCCCCAAGCTGCAGAAGGTGTCGACCAACTCCACCCCCGGGATCACGCGTCAAGACACCATCGAGGAGATGGTGGAAGTGGAGCCGCCTCACTCGCGCAACCTCTCCCTCAGGAAAATGCAAAGCTACGACTGCGGCTTGCGGGACCCGTCGACGGCCTCGATGTACCAGACGCCGCTCCCGGACCCGATCGCGCCGCCGGGCTACAAGGAGCTGATGGTCAGCCTGCTGGACTTCAAGGTGGACGTCAAGCTGGAGATCCAGCGGCTCAACCAGAAGATGAACCGGATGGAGGAGCTGCTGACGGAGCTGGCGAAGCGGATGAGCCCCGAGAGCGGGTCGAGCTCGCCGCAGGGCGACTCCGAGCCCAAACAAAAGTCTTCCACGGGGCCGGAGCGACCGACGGAGCTGATGACGAGGCCCAGCACGTCGGAGGGCACGGGTTTGGGACCCATCATACTGAGGAAAAGGCGCTCGAAGACCAGGATCAAGGGCACGGCCCCCCAGGTCCCCACCCCCACCAGCGGCAAAGTGACGTCCCCCGAAAGTTCGGCCACCAGCCCCACCGAAACTACCAAAATGCTGGATGAGCCGGTGCTCACGCCGTCCTCTCGCAAACCCAAGGACTTTCTCTAG